A portion of the Planctomycetaceae bacterium genome contains these proteins:
- a CDS encoding uroporphyrinogen decarboxylase family protein: protein MTPREAIAAAIDHQEVRPVPYLLSIDEPVAQRMDEHFGSPQWRKRLKNYFLYTYAVDYMHKDPIGDPAQGLSRDLFGSIWKMGTPMHLEEPAMSRPSFEGFDWPAPQRFYVKDADLASIKADCQANQDLYRLGCIWWGLMETSWGLRGFENILMDCAAEEDFYEELLERITLLYLDFVDRTCTQLPVDGVLFGDDWGDQRGVIIGPDRWRRFMKPRWARIYDRVHSHGKKVFTHCCGSIVDIMDDLVEIGLDVLESCQPEARGMNPYALKKRWGGKLTFWGCLGSQSTMPFGTPEQVTAEVRRLCREMGSGGGYILAAAKSLQSETPTANAVAALEAFTDQRI from the coding sequence ATGACGCCAAGAGAAGCCATTGCCGCCGCCATCGACCATCAGGAAGTGCGCCCGGTGCCGTATCTGCTGTCGATCGATGAGCCGGTCGCGCAGCGGATGGATGAGCATTTCGGCTCGCCCCAGTGGCGCAAGCGGCTCAAGAACTACTTTCTCTATACCTACGCTGTCGACTACATGCACAAGGACCCCATCGGCGATCCGGCACAGGGCCTCAGCCGAGACCTGTTCGGGTCCATCTGGAAGATGGGCACGCCCATGCACCTGGAAGAGCCCGCGATGTCGCGGCCGTCGTTTGAAGGCTTCGATTGGCCTGCGCCGCAGCGGTTCTACGTCAAGGACGCCGACCTGGCGTCGATCAAGGCCGACTGCCAGGCCAACCAGGACCTCTACCGTTTGGGCTGCATCTGGTGGGGGCTCATGGAGACGAGCTGGGGCCTGCGCGGGTTCGAGAACATCCTGATGGACTGCGCCGCCGAGGAGGATTTCTACGAGGAACTGCTCGAACGGATCACACTGCTGTACCTGGATTTTGTCGACCGCACCTGCACGCAACTGCCGGTGGACGGCGTCCTCTTCGGCGACGACTGGGGCGACCAGCGCGGCGTGATCATCGGCCCGGACCGCTGGCGGCGATTCATGAAGCCGCGCTGGGCGCGCATCTACGACCGCGTACACTCGCACGGCAAGAAGGTCTTCACGCATTGCTGCGGCAGCATCGTCGACATCATGGACGACCTGGTGGAAATCGGCCTGGACGTGCTGGAAAGCTGCCAGCCGGAAGCGCGGGGGATGAACCCCTACGCCCTCAAGAAACGCTGGGGCGGCAAGCTGACCTTCTGGGGCTGCCTGGGCAGCCAGAGCACCATGCCCTTCGGCACGCCTGAGCAGGTGACCGCCGAGGTCCGCCGCCTCTGTCGCGAAATGGGTAGTGGCGGCGGGTACATACTTGCGGCCGCCAAGAGCCTGCAGAGCGAGACGCCCACCGCCAATGCCGTGGCGGCGTTGGAGGCGTTCACGGATCAACGAATCTGA